Sequence from the Fundulus heteroclitus isolate FHET01 chromosome 7, MU-UCD_Fhet_4.1, whole genome shotgun sequence genome:
GCCGTCGCAGGTACTGGGCGTGTTCAGGAAGCAAAGCAGCAGACCAAACAAGCCGCCCTGCGTCACGGCCCATCCAATCTGGCCGGGGTCGAAGCTTAGATGTCCGTGTGAATGATTTCATAACAGTGATCTGTTTCCTCCTGATTTTCACAGATATAGACCCCCGACCCCGGCATTTATTGGCACCTCTGCTGAGAATGTAAAGGAGAAGCCTCAAAATAAACCACTGCTGTCTTGATTTGGCAAAATCTTTCGGACCATTAACCAGCTGAGAGACTCTTTGCAAGGGCTATCaggttttatgtaaaataacatGGTAGTTTATAGAAAGTGTTCAAGATGCCATGAACTTTAATGAGGTTTGAGAAGAAACCGGCCCACGGCCTCACAGATTCCCCGCCTTACTCAATAGTGGGCATGGAGGGCTTTTCCACATCTACATTCGTAGTTTAAGCCAGACCAGCCTGAAGCGGTTGTTGCTGAAAAGGTCAATCTTAGCCTAAAATGACAGAGTCAAGCAGCCTTAGTAAAAGTCCCAGGGGTGTTTATTACATTATACATGTTGGCATGCAGAGAGTCCAACACAAATCCAGAGTCCTTGATCCCCAAAGACACCAGCTAGAGAGGGAATAGAGGTCTGATCCAAAGAAACATAAACTTACTAACTCAGCAGAGACTGGATAGGCAGAGACAATGTCAAAAAAGCAGGTCCAGATCAGATCCACAGGAATAATCATTTGTAAATAGAACATGATGGACCACTGAGCCAGGACAACAGGACGGGTATGTTTAATGTCAGGGAGACTCAAACTGTTGCAGACCCTAATCCCACCTAGTGGCTTGCAGCTGAGAAATGTACCTTGtgttgtctttcccattttgaagaatgGCTCCGAATAAGTGTGGCAACATTCATTTTTGAAAAGAAGCTTCCGACCTGGGTCTGAATGAATGAACCTCAGTTTTAAAGGTTGTATTATTTTGCAATACGAGGTGAATTTGTTGCGAGGGTTTTGTGGTGGTTGATAGGATTAGTGAcggagaaagaaagagagaaagacatGGTCATGCTCCTTTAGCAAAGGTCCCTTTAGCATATAACCAGAGTCAGCCAGCTAACTGAACCCCTCGTACCAAAGCGTTACAAAGGAAATAACCACTAATGGATGACACTTACCCAATAAAAGGGGAACACCGAGTCTCTGTTGTTCCCTCCTCGTGATCGCTCATATTATATTGTATACCAGTTCCCCACTTTGGCTGCCATTAAAGCTTTTCAACGATGTATACATTTCCTATAACTTCACCAAGTAAGGCAGCGATTTCTAACGTGTTTTAACTCTTCCTTTCAGCTTTCACTTTCCCGCAGCTCATCCATCAATGCAAAAGCCACAAGCTGCCCACGAACATGAGGCACATAGACGACAGGGGTCACACCTCGATGGGCTTTCACAACCTCTCAAtgacgtgtgtgtgtggggggttgggggggggggggttacggGTGGCACCAATAAAGCTGTCTGTTGGAGCTGCCTTATAGGGTCATTCTCAGCTGAGTTCATCGCTGCCATGTTTGGGTCTCTTACTCGAGCGGCTGCATGTTATCGCCCGCTGTTTAAGAGGTCAGATGTAGAGATCCGATTGACGCGCCCTGAGAGATGTGCAGATCTGTAGGAGGCTCGTCAGGCAGAGGGACATTAAAGCAGACACTAATGGTAATCTCACCGCGGGCGGCTCAGGCCAGGTCACAGCTCTAAAAGGACAGAGTCTTCACATCAGCTCTGACTTTGCTTCcgtctctgcctgcctgtctgttatGCACGGTTAAAAGTGAATCATTTCGCTTATACCGACATTATCGGAGCAGATATAAAAAGTCTAAACACCCCAGCACTGGCAGTATTGGCATAGCCCCATTATTACCACAGCCCCGCCTGCTGAGCATCTATGTTAGCACTATATTTTCTCTGCTTTGTGGCTGCTTCCATAATGAAAAAATGCACAATCCATCCATTGTGTAGACACGCTTGCCCGTGCAAGCAGCTGCTGCCTATCTTCAGCATttattgggcgagaggcagggtacaccctggacgggTCGCCTGTTCATCCCAGATTCACAAAAGACCCATGTTTGGAGTAGATAAAGCTCACTCTCAGACACTTGAactgaaagaaacaaagaagttAAAGGCTAGCCCAAGTGCTTTCCTCATGAGTGACTGACAGCAAACAGCTTCCCTTTTCTCAGCAGCAAGCGGTGGGCGCCTACTAAACAGACGGGAGCCCCAACCTCAGTTCCATCCGATGAAAAAAGTCACCCcagatcatgatgctgccaccgccgtatTTCCCTGTGGGTGTGGTGTTCTTTTGGTGACACGCAGCGCTGTTTTTGTGCCCAACTTACCTTCAGAAATACGGCCCGAAAGTTCAAGGTTAGCTCCATCAGAGCATGACAGCTTCCTCTAGGAGGAGATTTAGGCAGATCTGAAAGAAAATGCTTCGTTCAACCCCACCCTTCAGTCCTGACGGATGGAGAATACAGTCTCCTGTCTCCAATCTGCAGAAAACTCCcagagctccttcagtgttAATATCAGGCGGTtgttttattcaataatcaTGGAGATATCCAGTTTTAGTAATGTTGTTCCAtattttctcttgttttcaCTGTATCATGCAGTATGATGCTGAGGATcttttgtctctttctctgACTGATACGTTCCCGCTTGaagattatttttatcttttgtaaTCTCTACCTACAGCTTTAGCTTCAAGACGCAAATGAGCAattataataaaagaaaaactatgCTGACGAGGTTAGTCAGATTCTCAATAACCAAATGCGGTTGTGTGCCCTACATCGGGACGATAAGCAAAGCATTAGTTCAAGGATGTAAAAACCATGTTTCTGCAGCTTATTTTGGATATTTTTCCCACAGATTTGTCGGATTTTCACAtcaaaaattttaaaagttctGAGAAGATTAATTGCGCTCTCTTTCTCTACATGTCACAGacgactgcactgcaaaaatagaactaaaaataagtaaaattttcttaaaatgaatgtatttgcccttgatttgtgcaggtaaataagctcatctgccaatggaatgagtattttgacccctaaaataagataattagacaccctgcacttgaaataaaatgatggagatgagttgttcctattttaagtaaataaatcttattctattggcaaataatcttatttaactgctcaaatcacggacaaatacactaattttaagaaaaatgtacttattttttattcggtttttgcagtgtgcgcTCTCTTTCTCTACATGCCACAGACTATTGTTGTTTTAACAATGATGTGTAGACTGGCCATAGCAAATGTATGTTATTTTAAATGACTCTCAACTTTCCGCCATCCCACTCCCATGGGAAAAAACGTTGCTCTCATGCCACAGTCTCCAGCCCTCATGCGTTTCACAGGCCCGAGAAGCTATTTTTGAACGCACGACCTGACAGCCAGGCCGTTTTATCCAACAGAAATGCAcactattacattttttatttctctttttcttccatGCCAGGCGCGTCCTTGGACTTTGAGCAGAGATGGGGGACTGGACTCTTCTGGGGAATTTCCTCGAAGAGGTCCAGGAGCACTCCACCTCAGTGGGGAAGGTGTGGCTCACCGTCCTGTTCATCTTCCGCATCCTGGTGCTGGGCACGGCGGCCGAGTCCTCCTGGGGCGACGAGCAGAGCGACTTCCTGTGCGACACTCAGCAGCCCGGCTGCACCAACGTGTGCTACGACAGCGCCTTCCCCATCGCCCACATCCGCTACTGGGTGCTGCAGATCGTGTTCGTCTCCACGCCCTCCCTCATCTACATGGGCCACGCCATGCACACGGTGCGcagggaggagaagaagaagaggatggagcaggaggagagggaggcgCGGCGGGACGACGGAGAAGACCTGCAGAAGGAGAAGGAATACGTCCAGCAGGAGAGCAAGAAGGAGTTCGCGTCGGAGGGGACCGGCCGCGTCCGCCTGAAAGGAGCCCTGCTCCGCACCTACGTCCTGAGCATCCTGATCCGGACAGTGATGGAGGTGACCTTCATAGTGGTGCAGTATCTGATCTACGGGGTGTTCCTCAAGGCCATGTACCTGTGCACGTCCTGGCCCTGCCCCAACCCCGTCAACTGCTACATGTCCCGGCCCACAGAGAAGAACGTCTTCATCGTCTTCATGCTGGCGGTAGCCGGCGTGTCGCTCCTGCTGTCTGTGCTGGAGCTCTACCACCTCGGCTGGAAGTGTGTGAGGAATTATGTCCGTGACCAGAGGTCGCAGAAGAGGAACCACAGAGCCGTGACTGTGGCGGTGTCAGCAGGCTTGGAGTCCACCAACCACCCCCAGCCTTCGGCCTCCTGTACCCCGCCCCCCGATTTCAACCACTGTCTGACAGCGCCGGGGTCCATGAACCCCATGGCCTCCATCGCCTCGCACCCGTTTAACACCAGGATGGCGCTGCAGCAGAACTCGGCCAACCTGGCAACCGAGCGGCACCACAGCTGTGACAAcctggaggatgaggaggactTCCTGAGGGTTAGGTATGAGCCGGCGGTGGCGGAGCTACCTAACGGCTTCTCGCCGGTTCTGCACTCGGGCTTCCCGAAGGACAAGCGGCGCCTGAGCAGGACCAGCGGCACCAGCAGCCGGGCGCGGCAGGACGACCTGGCGGTATAGCTTCAGTGAGGAGATCGCCAAAGAGAACCGAAGAATGAGGAGAGCACTGTGACTGAGACACAACTCTAGTGActtgcaaaagcatttacagcacttcaactttatttccacattttgtcacgttataaccacaaacttttTACATATCTTGTTTATGTTCTTGGTGACgagccaacacaaagtaatgtgtAATTGTGGGTGATAGGAAAATAATCCATATGtttttgcatttgtatttaccCGCCCCAGTTGACATGCATTTGCCAGAAATCTACAAGGtttgcacatttagagacataaatatttcagattagatggagaggaTCTGTGAAGTTTGACATTATTCCAAAATGTTAGAATTGTATTTAGATGTACCTGAATATGCTTTGTATAACTGACTGTATGTTTAAGGTTatagtcctgctggaaggtgaacctccaacCCCAGTTTTGTCTTTCTTGCAGCCTCTGACTTCCAGGGTCGCCCTGTGCTCCATTTAGATTAGAGCCGAGTATcgattcaaatttcaagaacCGATTTGATTCCGATTCGCAAGATTTAGAATCGATTCTTTTCAATCAGATCCGATCTCAAATTGGATTGCTGgtgttaaaaacctttttttatctgtttagcTGAATTACATGACTCtgtagttatgcaacatattgatacCAGTATTATATTAACATTCAACAGCGAATTCATAAAGTATTGGTAGTTAATGGCggctgtaaggaccaaaccCTCTCCCTGAAAGTTGAGACAatttcacaaacatgctgtggggcagaatatccaaacagatccaggggagaaaacagaggacaccagagatatctacagctgctatttgGACACCAACCTGGTGCCTTATtgaaaatatgacattaaaaattcacTTCCCAGAGCGGAGTGTGAGCCGGAAATTCACAGcggaaaatgtttctttttaaaacaatctgtGGTTAAATGAATCGATCTTTAGGAATTATTATAAGAAACGATTCAGAattggaaaatctttttttttaacaaagcccTAATTTAGATACCTTTATCTTCCCCTCATCTCTGAGCAGTTTATCTGATGGCAGCATTAGCCTCGCCTTTGAATAAAGGGTCAATTGTGGCACATGATCAGTCACTGTCATTTTgtcagattctcccacctgagctgtgaatctctgctgctcctccagagtcgtGATGGGACACCTAGCTTCTTCTCAGATTGATGCTCGTCCTGCACTGCCTGTCACTTTAAGAAGTGGACGGTCATGTCTCGATAGGTCTGCTTGTGAGCTAAACtctttccctttttaaaatgatgGACTGATCAGAGCACAATGAGGCGTTTAGGGCTTaagttcttgtttttctgaCCCTGCTTTAAAAATCTCTCCTCAACTTTATCTCTGATCTGCCTGCTGTGTCCCTTGTTCTTCATAAATCTGATCACTGATGTTCTTGGACAAACCTATGAAGTTTTCACCGAACACATAACAGATTTCTACTGTCATTATGTTAATCAAAGAGGGACTCTGGGTCCTAATTAGGTGATTTTTATAGGCATTTCATCTCCTGGTTTTTATTTGGGGTTAAAAGAGTAAACGAGGGGTGAACACAAAAACGCACCACATTTCTGATTTCTATTTATAAAAGATTATAAAAACATTGtatcctttttctttcaccacacaactatgtgctactttgtgttggccaaGCTCCTAAAATCCCATTAGGAATAGTTAAGGTTTGTGGTTATGATGtaacaaaatttgaaaaacatCAATAAGCAATAATACTTTGGTAAGACTAAGCATAACTAAGCATGATAGCTATTTCTAACAGACACTCTAGTCACGAGTGCAGGCTTTCTATGCAAACTCGATGTAAACTCTGTGAAAGTACCACATACACATACGAATGCTTTCTGCACGGACAAGCAGGTGTGTTTCTGAGcttgaaagtaaaacaaaaaaatgtcaatgaAACTGCAAAAGGAGATTAAAAAGAGCAGGGTAACAGGTTTGGTACCTGACTGTCGCacaagctttgttttatttaaaaccagcgagaaagaaagaaaagagggtAGGATGCATaattgtatgtgtgtgtggaggATGTGGGacttatttaatttgaaatcaaATAAATCTGACAGATCTCAGTTTATTTTCTGAATACATCTCCTCCT
This genomic interval carries:
- the gja5a gene encoding gap junction alpha-5 protein; this encodes MGDWTLLGNFLEEVQEHSTSVGKVWLTVLFIFRILVLGTAAESSWGDEQSDFLCDTQQPGCTNVCYDSAFPIAHIRYWVLQIVFVSTPSLIYMGHAMHTVRREEKKKRMEQEEREARRDDGEDLQKEKEYVQQESKKEFASEGTGRVRLKGALLRTYVLSILIRTVMEVTFIVVQYLIYGVFLKAMYLCTSWPCPNPVNCYMSRPTEKNVFIVFMLAVAGVSLLLSVLELYHLGWKCVRNYVRDQRSQKRNHRAVTVAVSAGLESTNHPQPSASCTPPPDFNHCLTAPGSMNPMASIASHPFNTRMALQQNSANLATERHHSCDNLEDEEDFLRVRYEPAVAELPNGFSPVLHSGFPKDKRRLSRTSGTSSRARQDDLAV